GCACCCGCGACCGGGTCGGTGTCCAGGGCGGGGTCGCGCGAGTTGGCTACGATCTCCCTATTCATCCGCGGAAGGACCGCGCGAGGACGGATCACACGTGGGAATCCTGGACAACTTCGAGAAGGGCCTCGAGCGCGCCGTCAACGGCGCCTTCGTGAAGACCTTCAAGTCCGGCCTGCAGCCCGTGGAGATCGTGGCCCAGCTGCGGCGCGAGCTCGACACGCACGCCGCCATCGTCGACCGCGACCTCATCCTCGTCCCCAACTCCTTCTCCCTCCGCGTCTCCCGCGCCGACCACGAGCGCATGGAGTCCATCGGGTCCGCGCTCACCGACGAGCTCCGCCAGGCGGTCGAGCGCCACGCCTCGACGCAGGGCTACCAGTTCGCGGGCGTCGTGCAGGTGGCCTTCCGCCGCGACGACCAGCTGTCCGAGGGCGTGCTCGAGATCGACAGCCGCACGGTCGAGGGCAGCGTCACCTGGATCCCCGTCGTCGACGTCGCCGGCACGCGCCACCCGATCGCGGTCGGCCGCACGGTCATCGGCCGGGGCAGCGACGCCGACATCACGGTCGACGACCCGGGCACCTCGCGCCGTCACGTCGAGATCGCGTGGGACGGATCCCGCGCCCAGGTCCGCGACCTCGGCTCCACCAACGGCTCCGAGCTCAACGGGGCGCCCGTCACCAAGGCGCCGCTCCCGCCGGAGTCGGTCATCCGCATCGGCCGCACCACCATCACCTTCCGCGTCGTCCCGCAGGCCACGGAGGAGCGCGACGGCGGGCGTCCGCGCCGCGACGACGGCTTCTGGGGGGCCTCATGACCGAGCTGACCCTCCTCGTCCTCCGCCTCGCGTTCCTCGCGGTGCTGTGGCTGTTCGTCTTCGGCATCGTCTACGCGCTCCGCTCCGACCTCTTCGGCCAGCGCGTGCGGAAGCTCCGCGAGGAGACGGGCTCCGGCGGCGCATCCCCGTTCCCGCAGTCGCCGTACGCCGCCTCCGCCTCCGCTCCCCCGCGCGCCGCGGCGCAACCCGTGCAGCCGCCG
The nucleotide sequence above comes from Clavibacter sp. B3I6. Encoded proteins:
- a CDS encoding DUF3662 and FHA domain-containing protein, producing MGILDNFEKGLERAVNGAFVKTFKSGLQPVEIVAQLRRELDTHAAIVDRDLILVPNSFSLRVSRADHERMESIGSALTDELRQAVERHASTQGYQFAGVVQVAFRRDDQLSEGVLEIDSRTVEGSVTWIPVVDVAGTRHPIAVGRTVIGRGSDADITVDDPGTSRRHVEIAWDGSRAQVRDLGSTNGSELNGAPVTKAPLPPESVIRIGRTTITFRVVPQATEERDGGRPRRDDGFWGAS